A genomic segment from Labrus bergylta chromosome 3, fLabBer1.1, whole genome shotgun sequence encodes:
- the LOC109988616 gene encoding sodium/potassium/calcium exchanger 1 isoform X4, giving the protein MNAHSPLRRRFRRGRLLFFVSGVLFCLVYTLTLKAWLQEPLASAQTHGDDDVVEVNVREVRPSNETAEEEEEVVMSPDSSKPPLVFVVNRTDIEQCIYVEPPKPPPPPTTAPPPPPLTPPHRKGDFPEDLFSVEQRQRGWVVLHVVGMIYMFAALAIVCDEFFVPALEVITNTLEISDDVAGATFMAAGGSAPELFTSLIGVFISRSNVGIGTIVGSAVFNILFVIGMCAIFSREMLHLTWWPLFRDVTFYILDLIMLIVFFLDSKILWWESMLLVLGYISYVSFMKFNSQIEKAVKTQINKHMSIVKVWSAEEPEKESEAPSAPPAPPPVAAAAPKQEPEPPPTTPQSHKPLSEAPEDKTRLRARPVLQRGGSTASLHNTSLRSTIFQLMIHTLDPLGEDDDPKTNTEQSGAAGGAAVEPSTSQLQKTEETRKNEQGGSEGGAEDESADEESSDSSESEDDDGDKEEEEKEEEEEESEPLSLEWPDNRRKQATYLFLLPIVFPLWLTLPDVRNPASRRYFVMTFIGSILWIGVFSYLMVWWAHQVGETVGISEEIMGLTILAAGTSIPDLITSVIVARKGLGDMAVSSSVGSNIFDITVGLPVPWLIYTLLHNGDPVTVSSNGLFCAIVLLFLMLLFVIISIAACRWKMSRMLGLTMFILYFVFLVLSVMLEDRILICPISI; this is encoded by the exons ATGAACGCGCACTCGCCTCTGAGGAGGAGATTCAGGCGTGGTCGCCTCCTCTTCTTCGTCTCAGGTGTGCTCTTCTGTCTCGTCTACACTCTGACTCTGAAGGCCTGGCTGCAGGAGCCGCTCGCCTCCGCCCAGacacatggtgatgatgatgtagTGGAGGTGAACGTCCGTGAGGTGAGGCCGTCCAATGAGacggcggaggaggaggaggaggtggtgatgTCACCTGACAGCTCCAAACCTCCCCTGGTGTTTGTTGTCAACAGGACGGATATTGAACAGTGTATCTATGTGGAGCCCCCCAAACCTCCACCACCTCCAACCAcagctccccctcctcccccactaACGCCCCCCCACAGGAAGGGAGACTTTCCAGAGGACCTCTTCTCAGTGGAGCAGCGCCAGCGAGGCTGGGTGGTGCTTCATGTCGTAGGTATGATCTACATGTTTGCAGCTCTGGCCATCGTCTGCGATGAGTTCTTCGTCCCCGCTCTGGAGGTCATCACCAACACGTTGGAGATTTCTGATGATGTAGCCGGGGCGACCTTCATGGCAGCTGGAGGCTCTGCTCCCGAGCTCTTCACCTCCCTCATCGGAGTCTTCATCTCGCGCAGCAACGTGGGCATCGGGACCATCGTGGGCTCGGCCGTCTTCAACATCCTGTTTGTGATCGGGATGTGCGCCATCTTCTCGAGGGAGATGCTGCACCTGACGTGGTGGCCGCTCTTCAGAGACGTCACCTTCTACATCCTGGACCTGATCATGCTCATCGTCTTCTTCCTGGACAGCAAGATCCTGTGGTGGGAGAGCATGCTGCTGGTGCTCGGCTACATCAGCTACGTCAGCTTCATGAAGTTCAACAGTCAGATCGAGAAGGCGGTGAAGACGcagatcaacaaacacatgagcATCGTCAAAGTGTGGAGCGCCGAGGAGCCCGAGAAG GAGAGTGAAGCTCCGTCAgcacctcctgctcctcctcctgttgctgctgctgcaccaaAACAGGAGCCTGAACCCCCTCCCACCACCCCACAAAGCCACAAACCGCTGTCAGAAGCCCCAGAGGACAAAACAAGACTCAGG GCTCGCCCCGTCCTGCAGCGAGGCGGCAGCACGGCGTCGCTCCACAACACGTCTTTAAGGAGCACCATCTTCCAGCTGATGATCCACACACTGGACCCCCTGGGAGAAG ATGATGATCCAAAGACAAATACTGAGCAGTCCGGggcagcagggggcgctgcagtCGAGCCGTCCACATCCCAACTTCAAAAGACTGAAGAGACGAGAAAGAACGAGCAG GGGGGGTCAGAGGGCGGCGCTGAGGACGAAAGCGCTGATGAGGAGAGCAGTGACTCCAGcgagagtgaagatgatgatggagacaaggaggaagaggagaaggaggaggaagaggaggagagtgagcCGTTGTCTTTAGAGTGGCCTGATAACAGACGAAAACAGGCGACGTATCTGTTCCTGCTGCCCATCGTGTTCCCGCTGTGGCTCACGCTGCCCGACGTCAGAAACCCG GCATCCAGGAGGTACTTTGTCATGACGTTCATCGGCTCCATCCTGTGGATCGGGGTTTTCTCCTACCTGATGGTTTGGTGGGCTCATCAG GTGGGCGAGACTGTCGGCATCTCAGAGGAAATTATGGGCTTGACCATCCTGGCAGCGGGGACATCGATACCCGACCTGATCACCAGTGTGATCGTTGCCCGTAAAGGTCTGGGGGACATGGCCGTGTCCAGCTCAGTGGGCAGTAACATCTTTGACATTACTGTAGG TCTGCCGGTCCCGTGGCTCATATACACTCTGTTACACAACGGCGACCCGGTTACCGTCAGCTCAAACGGCCTGTTCTGCGCCATCGTGTTGCTCTTCCTCATGCTGCTCTTCGTCATCATCTCCATAGCCGCCTGTCGCTGGAAGATGAGCCGGATGCTGGGACTCACCATGTTCATACTGTACTTTGTGTTCCTGGTTCTCAGCGTCATGCTGGAGGATCGTATCCTCATCTGTCCCATCTCCATCTGA
- the LOC109988616 gene encoding sodium/potassium/calcium exchanger 1 isoform X3, producing MNAHSPLRRRFRRGRLLFFVSGVLFCLVYTLTLKAWLQEPLASAQTHGDDDVVEVNVREVRPSNETAEEEEEVVMSPDSSKPPLVFVVNRTDIEQCIYVEPPKPPPPPTTAPPPPPLTPPHRKGDFPEDLFSVEQRQRGWVVLHVVGMIYMFAALAIVCDEFFVPALEVITNTLEISDDVAGATFMAAGGSAPELFTSLIGVFISRSNVGIGTIVGSAVFNILFVIGMCAIFSREMLHLTWWPLFRDVTFYILDLIMLIVFFLDSKILWWESMLLVLGYISYVSFMKFNSQIEKAVKTQINKHMSIVKVWSAEEPEKARPVLQRGGSTASLHNTSLRSTIFQLMIHTLDPLGEESDLRGAQKTPGPKKSKRETSFNGDVRGEGSVHRKAKNKVKPVNASRSGKLQSKTHHRRSEDDDPKTNTEQSGAAGGAAVEPSTSQLQKTEETRKNEQGGSEGGAEDESADEESSDSSESEDDDGDKEEEEKEEEEEESEPLSLEWPDNRRKQATYLFLLPIVFPLWLTLPDVRNPASRRYFVMTFIGSILWIGVFSYLMVWWAHQVGETVGISEEIMGLTILAAGTSIPDLITSVIVARKGLGDMAVSSSVGSNIFDITVGLPVPWLIYTLLHNGDPVTVSSNGLFCAIVLLFLMLLFVIISIAACRWKMSRMLGLTMFILYFVFLVLSVMLEDRILICPISI from the exons ATGAACGCGCACTCGCCTCTGAGGAGGAGATTCAGGCGTGGTCGCCTCCTCTTCTTCGTCTCAGGTGTGCTCTTCTGTCTCGTCTACACTCTGACTCTGAAGGCCTGGCTGCAGGAGCCGCTCGCCTCCGCCCAGacacatggtgatgatgatgtagTGGAGGTGAACGTCCGTGAGGTGAGGCCGTCCAATGAGacggcggaggaggaggaggaggtggtgatgTCACCTGACAGCTCCAAACCTCCCCTGGTGTTTGTTGTCAACAGGACGGATATTGAACAGTGTATCTATGTGGAGCCCCCCAAACCTCCACCACCTCCAACCAcagctccccctcctcccccactaACGCCCCCCCACAGGAAGGGAGACTTTCCAGAGGACCTCTTCTCAGTGGAGCAGCGCCAGCGAGGCTGGGTGGTGCTTCATGTCGTAGGTATGATCTACATGTTTGCAGCTCTGGCCATCGTCTGCGATGAGTTCTTCGTCCCCGCTCTGGAGGTCATCACCAACACGTTGGAGATTTCTGATGATGTAGCCGGGGCGACCTTCATGGCAGCTGGAGGCTCTGCTCCCGAGCTCTTCACCTCCCTCATCGGAGTCTTCATCTCGCGCAGCAACGTGGGCATCGGGACCATCGTGGGCTCGGCCGTCTTCAACATCCTGTTTGTGATCGGGATGTGCGCCATCTTCTCGAGGGAGATGCTGCACCTGACGTGGTGGCCGCTCTTCAGAGACGTCACCTTCTACATCCTGGACCTGATCATGCTCATCGTCTTCTTCCTGGACAGCAAGATCCTGTGGTGGGAGAGCATGCTGCTGGTGCTCGGCTACATCAGCTACGTCAGCTTCATGAAGTTCAACAGTCAGATCGAGAAGGCGGTGAAGACGcagatcaacaaacacatgagcATCGTCAAAGTGTGGAGCGCCGAGGAGCCCGAGAAG GCTCGCCCCGTCCTGCAGCGAGGCGGCAGCACGGCGTCGCTCCACAACACGTCTTTAAGGAGCACCATCTTCCAGCTGATGATCCACACACTGGACCCCCTGGGAGAAG AGTCAGACCTCAGAGGGGCCCAGAAAACCCCCGGGCCGAAAAAATCCAAGCGAG AGACGTCCTTTAATGGTgatgtcagaggggaggggtcaGTGCACAGGAAAG CAAAGAACAAAGTTAAACCCGTGAACGCCTCACGCTCGGGCAAATTACAGAGCAAGACTCATCACCGCCGCTCTGAAG ATGATGATCCAAAGACAAATACTGAGCAGTCCGGggcagcagggggcgctgcagtCGAGCCGTCCACATCCCAACTTCAAAAGACTGAAGAGACGAGAAAGAACGAGCAG GGGGGGTCAGAGGGCGGCGCTGAGGACGAAAGCGCTGATGAGGAGAGCAGTGACTCCAGcgagagtgaagatgatgatggagacaaggaggaagaggagaaggaggaggaagaggaggagagtgagcCGTTGTCTTTAGAGTGGCCTGATAACAGACGAAAACAGGCGACGTATCTGTTCCTGCTGCCCATCGTGTTCCCGCTGTGGCTCACGCTGCCCGACGTCAGAAACCCG GCATCCAGGAGGTACTTTGTCATGACGTTCATCGGCTCCATCCTGTGGATCGGGGTTTTCTCCTACCTGATGGTTTGGTGGGCTCATCAG GTGGGCGAGACTGTCGGCATCTCAGAGGAAATTATGGGCTTGACCATCCTGGCAGCGGGGACATCGATACCCGACCTGATCACCAGTGTGATCGTTGCCCGTAAAGGTCTGGGGGACATGGCCGTGTCCAGCTCAGTGGGCAGTAACATCTTTGACATTACTGTAGG TCTGCCGGTCCCGTGGCTCATATACACTCTGTTACACAACGGCGACCCGGTTACCGTCAGCTCAAACGGCCTGTTCTGCGCCATCGTGTTGCTCTTCCTCATGCTGCTCTTCGTCATCATCTCCATAGCCGCCTGTCGCTGGAAGATGAGCCGGATGCTGGGACTCACCATGTTCATACTGTACTTTGTGTTCCTGGTTCTCAGCGTCATGCTGGAGGATCGTATCCTCATCTGTCCCATCTCCATCTGA
- the LOC109988616 gene encoding sodium/potassium/calcium exchanger 1 isoform X1, producing the protein MNAHSPLRRRFRRGRLLFFVSGVLFCLVYTLTLKAWLQEPLASAQTHGDDDVVEVNVREVRPSNETAEEEEEVVMSPDSSKPPLVFVVNRTDIEQCIYVEPPKPPPPPTTAPPPPPLTPPHRKGDFPEDLFSVEQRQRGWVVLHVVGMIYMFAALAIVCDEFFVPALEVITNTLEISDDVAGATFMAAGGSAPELFTSLIGVFISRSNVGIGTIVGSAVFNILFVIGMCAIFSREMLHLTWWPLFRDVTFYILDLIMLIVFFLDSKILWWESMLLVLGYISYVSFMKFNSQIEKAVKTQINKHMSIVKVWSAEEPEKESEAPSAPPAPPPVAAAAPKQEPEPPPTTPQSHKPLSEAPEDKTRLRARPVLQRGGSTASLHNTSLRSTIFQLMIHTLDPLGEESDLRGAQKTPGPKKSKRETSFNGDVRGEGSVHRKAKNKVKPVNASRSGKLQSKTHHRRSEDDDPKTNTEQSGAAGGAAVEPSTSQLQKTEETRKNEQGGSEGGAEDESADEESSDSSESEDDDGDKEEEEKEEEEEESEPLSLEWPDNRRKQATYLFLLPIVFPLWLTLPDVRNPASRRYFVMTFIGSILWIGVFSYLMVWWAHQVGETVGISEEIMGLTILAAGTSIPDLITSVIVARKGLGDMAVSSSVGSNIFDITVGLPVPWLIYTLLHNGDPVTVSSNGLFCAIVLLFLMLLFVIISIAACRWKMSRMLGLTMFILYFVFLVLSVMLEDRILICPISI; encoded by the exons ATGAACGCGCACTCGCCTCTGAGGAGGAGATTCAGGCGTGGTCGCCTCCTCTTCTTCGTCTCAGGTGTGCTCTTCTGTCTCGTCTACACTCTGACTCTGAAGGCCTGGCTGCAGGAGCCGCTCGCCTCCGCCCAGacacatggtgatgatgatgtagTGGAGGTGAACGTCCGTGAGGTGAGGCCGTCCAATGAGacggcggaggaggaggaggaggtggtgatgTCACCTGACAGCTCCAAACCTCCCCTGGTGTTTGTTGTCAACAGGACGGATATTGAACAGTGTATCTATGTGGAGCCCCCCAAACCTCCACCACCTCCAACCAcagctccccctcctcccccactaACGCCCCCCCACAGGAAGGGAGACTTTCCAGAGGACCTCTTCTCAGTGGAGCAGCGCCAGCGAGGCTGGGTGGTGCTTCATGTCGTAGGTATGATCTACATGTTTGCAGCTCTGGCCATCGTCTGCGATGAGTTCTTCGTCCCCGCTCTGGAGGTCATCACCAACACGTTGGAGATTTCTGATGATGTAGCCGGGGCGACCTTCATGGCAGCTGGAGGCTCTGCTCCCGAGCTCTTCACCTCCCTCATCGGAGTCTTCATCTCGCGCAGCAACGTGGGCATCGGGACCATCGTGGGCTCGGCCGTCTTCAACATCCTGTTTGTGATCGGGATGTGCGCCATCTTCTCGAGGGAGATGCTGCACCTGACGTGGTGGCCGCTCTTCAGAGACGTCACCTTCTACATCCTGGACCTGATCATGCTCATCGTCTTCTTCCTGGACAGCAAGATCCTGTGGTGGGAGAGCATGCTGCTGGTGCTCGGCTACATCAGCTACGTCAGCTTCATGAAGTTCAACAGTCAGATCGAGAAGGCGGTGAAGACGcagatcaacaaacacatgagcATCGTCAAAGTGTGGAGCGCCGAGGAGCCCGAGAAG GAGAGTGAAGCTCCGTCAgcacctcctgctcctcctcctgttgctgctgctgcaccaaAACAGGAGCCTGAACCCCCTCCCACCACCCCACAAAGCCACAAACCGCTGTCAGAAGCCCCAGAGGACAAAACAAGACTCAGG GCTCGCCCCGTCCTGCAGCGAGGCGGCAGCACGGCGTCGCTCCACAACACGTCTTTAAGGAGCACCATCTTCCAGCTGATGATCCACACACTGGACCCCCTGGGAGAAG AGTCAGACCTCAGAGGGGCCCAGAAAACCCCCGGGCCGAAAAAATCCAAGCGAG AGACGTCCTTTAATGGTgatgtcagaggggaggggtcaGTGCACAGGAAAG CAAAGAACAAAGTTAAACCCGTGAACGCCTCACGCTCGGGCAAATTACAGAGCAAGACTCATCACCGCCGCTCTGAAG ATGATGATCCAAAGACAAATACTGAGCAGTCCGGggcagcagggggcgctgcagtCGAGCCGTCCACATCCCAACTTCAAAAGACTGAAGAGACGAGAAAGAACGAGCAG GGGGGGTCAGAGGGCGGCGCTGAGGACGAAAGCGCTGATGAGGAGAGCAGTGACTCCAGcgagagtgaagatgatgatggagacaaggaggaagaggagaaggaggaggaagaggaggagagtgagcCGTTGTCTTTAGAGTGGCCTGATAACAGACGAAAACAGGCGACGTATCTGTTCCTGCTGCCCATCGTGTTCCCGCTGTGGCTCACGCTGCCCGACGTCAGAAACCCG GCATCCAGGAGGTACTTTGTCATGACGTTCATCGGCTCCATCCTGTGGATCGGGGTTTTCTCCTACCTGATGGTTTGGTGGGCTCATCAG GTGGGCGAGACTGTCGGCATCTCAGAGGAAATTATGGGCTTGACCATCCTGGCAGCGGGGACATCGATACCCGACCTGATCACCAGTGTGATCGTTGCCCGTAAAGGTCTGGGGGACATGGCCGTGTCCAGCTCAGTGGGCAGTAACATCTTTGACATTACTGTAGG TCTGCCGGTCCCGTGGCTCATATACACTCTGTTACACAACGGCGACCCGGTTACCGTCAGCTCAAACGGCCTGTTCTGCGCCATCGTGTTGCTCTTCCTCATGCTGCTCTTCGTCATCATCTCCATAGCCGCCTGTCGCTGGAAGATGAGCCGGATGCTGGGACTCACCATGTTCATACTGTACTTTGTGTTCCTGGTTCTCAGCGTCATGCTGGAGGATCGTATCCTCATCTGTCCCATCTCCATCTGA
- the LOC109988616 gene encoding sodium/potassium/calcium exchanger 1 isoform X2 encodes MNAHSPLRRRFRRGRLLFFVSGVLFCLVYTLTLKAWLQEPLASAQTHGDDDVVEVNVREVRPSNETAEEEEEVVMSPDSSKPPLVFVVNRTDIEQCIYVEPPKPPPPPTTAPPPPPLTPPHRKGDFPEDLFSVEQRQRGWVVLHVVGMIYMFAALAIVCDEFFVPALEVITNTLEISDDVAGATFMAAGGSAPELFTSLIGVFISRSNVGIGTIVGSAVFNILFVIGMCAIFSREMLHLTWWPLFRDVTFYILDLIMLIVFFLDSKILWWESMLLVLGYISYVSFMKFNSQIEKAVKTQINKHMSIVKVWSAEEPEKESEAPSAPPAPPPVAAAAPKQEPEPPPTTPQSHKPLSEAPEDKTRLRARPVLQRGGSTASLHNTSLRSTIFQLMIHTLDPLGEESDLRGAQKTPGPKKSKRAKNKVKPVNASRSGKLQSKTHHRRSEDDDPKTNTEQSGAAGGAAVEPSTSQLQKTEETRKNEQGGSEGGAEDESADEESSDSSESEDDDGDKEEEEKEEEEEESEPLSLEWPDNRRKQATYLFLLPIVFPLWLTLPDVRNPASRRYFVMTFIGSILWIGVFSYLMVWWAHQVGETVGISEEIMGLTILAAGTSIPDLITSVIVARKGLGDMAVSSSVGSNIFDITVGLPVPWLIYTLLHNGDPVTVSSNGLFCAIVLLFLMLLFVIISIAACRWKMSRMLGLTMFILYFVFLVLSVMLEDRILICPISI; translated from the exons ATGAACGCGCACTCGCCTCTGAGGAGGAGATTCAGGCGTGGTCGCCTCCTCTTCTTCGTCTCAGGTGTGCTCTTCTGTCTCGTCTACACTCTGACTCTGAAGGCCTGGCTGCAGGAGCCGCTCGCCTCCGCCCAGacacatggtgatgatgatgtagTGGAGGTGAACGTCCGTGAGGTGAGGCCGTCCAATGAGacggcggaggaggaggaggaggtggtgatgTCACCTGACAGCTCCAAACCTCCCCTGGTGTTTGTTGTCAACAGGACGGATATTGAACAGTGTATCTATGTGGAGCCCCCCAAACCTCCACCACCTCCAACCAcagctccccctcctcccccactaACGCCCCCCCACAGGAAGGGAGACTTTCCAGAGGACCTCTTCTCAGTGGAGCAGCGCCAGCGAGGCTGGGTGGTGCTTCATGTCGTAGGTATGATCTACATGTTTGCAGCTCTGGCCATCGTCTGCGATGAGTTCTTCGTCCCCGCTCTGGAGGTCATCACCAACACGTTGGAGATTTCTGATGATGTAGCCGGGGCGACCTTCATGGCAGCTGGAGGCTCTGCTCCCGAGCTCTTCACCTCCCTCATCGGAGTCTTCATCTCGCGCAGCAACGTGGGCATCGGGACCATCGTGGGCTCGGCCGTCTTCAACATCCTGTTTGTGATCGGGATGTGCGCCATCTTCTCGAGGGAGATGCTGCACCTGACGTGGTGGCCGCTCTTCAGAGACGTCACCTTCTACATCCTGGACCTGATCATGCTCATCGTCTTCTTCCTGGACAGCAAGATCCTGTGGTGGGAGAGCATGCTGCTGGTGCTCGGCTACATCAGCTACGTCAGCTTCATGAAGTTCAACAGTCAGATCGAGAAGGCGGTGAAGACGcagatcaacaaacacatgagcATCGTCAAAGTGTGGAGCGCCGAGGAGCCCGAGAAG GAGAGTGAAGCTCCGTCAgcacctcctgctcctcctcctgttgctgctgctgcaccaaAACAGGAGCCTGAACCCCCTCCCACCACCCCACAAAGCCACAAACCGCTGTCAGAAGCCCCAGAGGACAAAACAAGACTCAGG GCTCGCCCCGTCCTGCAGCGAGGCGGCAGCACGGCGTCGCTCCACAACACGTCTTTAAGGAGCACCATCTTCCAGCTGATGATCCACACACTGGACCCCCTGGGAGAAG AGTCAGACCTCAGAGGGGCCCAGAAAACCCCCGGGCCGAAAAAATCCAAGCGAG CAAAGAACAAAGTTAAACCCGTGAACGCCTCACGCTCGGGCAAATTACAGAGCAAGACTCATCACCGCCGCTCTGAAG ATGATGATCCAAAGACAAATACTGAGCAGTCCGGggcagcagggggcgctgcagtCGAGCCGTCCACATCCCAACTTCAAAAGACTGAAGAGACGAGAAAGAACGAGCAG GGGGGGTCAGAGGGCGGCGCTGAGGACGAAAGCGCTGATGAGGAGAGCAGTGACTCCAGcgagagtgaagatgatgatggagacaaggaggaagaggagaaggaggaggaagaggaggagagtgagcCGTTGTCTTTAGAGTGGCCTGATAACAGACGAAAACAGGCGACGTATCTGTTCCTGCTGCCCATCGTGTTCCCGCTGTGGCTCACGCTGCCCGACGTCAGAAACCCG GCATCCAGGAGGTACTTTGTCATGACGTTCATCGGCTCCATCCTGTGGATCGGGGTTTTCTCCTACCTGATGGTTTGGTGGGCTCATCAG GTGGGCGAGACTGTCGGCATCTCAGAGGAAATTATGGGCTTGACCATCCTGGCAGCGGGGACATCGATACCCGACCTGATCACCAGTGTGATCGTTGCCCGTAAAGGTCTGGGGGACATGGCCGTGTCCAGCTCAGTGGGCAGTAACATCTTTGACATTACTGTAGG TCTGCCGGTCCCGTGGCTCATATACACTCTGTTACACAACGGCGACCCGGTTACCGTCAGCTCAAACGGCCTGTTCTGCGCCATCGTGTTGCTCTTCCTCATGCTGCTCTTCGTCATCATCTCCATAGCCGCCTGTCGCTGGAAGATGAGCCGGATGCTGGGACTCACCATGTTCATACTGTACTTTGTGTTCCTGGTTCTCAGCGTCATGCTGGAGGATCGTATCCTCATCTGTCCCATCTCCATCTGA
- the LOC109988616 gene encoding sodium/potassium/calcium exchanger 1 isoform X5: MNAHSPLRRRFRRGRLLFFVSGVLFCLVYTLTLKAWLQEPLASAQTHGDDDVVEVNVREVRPSNETAEEEEEVVMSPDSSKPPLVFVVNRTDIEQCIYVEPPKPPPPPTTAPPPPPLTPPHRKGDFPEDLFSVEQRQRGWVVLHVVGMIYMFAALAIVCDEFFVPALEVITNTLEISDDVAGATFMAAGGSAPELFTSLIGVFISRSNVGIGTIVGSAVFNILFVIGMCAIFSREMLHLTWWPLFRDVTFYILDLIMLIVFFLDSKILWWESMLLVLGYISYVSFMKFNSQIEKAVKTQINKHMSIVKVWSAEEPEKARPVLQRGGSTASLHNTSLRSTIFQLMIHTLDPLGEDDDPKTNTEQSGAAGGAAVEPSTSQLQKTEETRKNEQGGSEGGAEDESADEESSDSSESEDDDGDKEEEEKEEEEEESEPLSLEWPDNRRKQATYLFLLPIVFPLWLTLPDVRNPASRRYFVMTFIGSILWIGVFSYLMVWWAHQVGETVGISEEIMGLTILAAGTSIPDLITSVIVARKGLGDMAVSSSVGSNIFDITVGLPVPWLIYTLLHNGDPVTVSSNGLFCAIVLLFLMLLFVIISIAACRWKMSRMLGLTMFILYFVFLVLSVMLEDRILICPISI, encoded by the exons ATGAACGCGCACTCGCCTCTGAGGAGGAGATTCAGGCGTGGTCGCCTCCTCTTCTTCGTCTCAGGTGTGCTCTTCTGTCTCGTCTACACTCTGACTCTGAAGGCCTGGCTGCAGGAGCCGCTCGCCTCCGCCCAGacacatggtgatgatgatgtagTGGAGGTGAACGTCCGTGAGGTGAGGCCGTCCAATGAGacggcggaggaggaggaggaggtggtgatgTCACCTGACAGCTCCAAACCTCCCCTGGTGTTTGTTGTCAACAGGACGGATATTGAACAGTGTATCTATGTGGAGCCCCCCAAACCTCCACCACCTCCAACCAcagctccccctcctcccccactaACGCCCCCCCACAGGAAGGGAGACTTTCCAGAGGACCTCTTCTCAGTGGAGCAGCGCCAGCGAGGCTGGGTGGTGCTTCATGTCGTAGGTATGATCTACATGTTTGCAGCTCTGGCCATCGTCTGCGATGAGTTCTTCGTCCCCGCTCTGGAGGTCATCACCAACACGTTGGAGATTTCTGATGATGTAGCCGGGGCGACCTTCATGGCAGCTGGAGGCTCTGCTCCCGAGCTCTTCACCTCCCTCATCGGAGTCTTCATCTCGCGCAGCAACGTGGGCATCGGGACCATCGTGGGCTCGGCCGTCTTCAACATCCTGTTTGTGATCGGGATGTGCGCCATCTTCTCGAGGGAGATGCTGCACCTGACGTGGTGGCCGCTCTTCAGAGACGTCACCTTCTACATCCTGGACCTGATCATGCTCATCGTCTTCTTCCTGGACAGCAAGATCCTGTGGTGGGAGAGCATGCTGCTGGTGCTCGGCTACATCAGCTACGTCAGCTTCATGAAGTTCAACAGTCAGATCGAGAAGGCGGTGAAGACGcagatcaacaaacacatgagcATCGTCAAAGTGTGGAGCGCCGAGGAGCCCGAGAAG GCTCGCCCCGTCCTGCAGCGAGGCGGCAGCACGGCGTCGCTCCACAACACGTCTTTAAGGAGCACCATCTTCCAGCTGATGATCCACACACTGGACCCCCTGGGAGAAG ATGATGATCCAAAGACAAATACTGAGCAGTCCGGggcagcagggggcgctgcagtCGAGCCGTCCACATCCCAACTTCAAAAGACTGAAGAGACGAGAAAGAACGAGCAG GGGGGGTCAGAGGGCGGCGCTGAGGACGAAAGCGCTGATGAGGAGAGCAGTGACTCCAGcgagagtgaagatgatgatggagacaaggaggaagaggagaaggaggaggaagaggaggagagtgagcCGTTGTCTTTAGAGTGGCCTGATAACAGACGAAAACAGGCGACGTATCTGTTCCTGCTGCCCATCGTGTTCCCGCTGTGGCTCACGCTGCCCGACGTCAGAAACCCG GCATCCAGGAGGTACTTTGTCATGACGTTCATCGGCTCCATCCTGTGGATCGGGGTTTTCTCCTACCTGATGGTTTGGTGGGCTCATCAG GTGGGCGAGACTGTCGGCATCTCAGAGGAAATTATGGGCTTGACCATCCTGGCAGCGGGGACATCGATACCCGACCTGATCACCAGTGTGATCGTTGCCCGTAAAGGTCTGGGGGACATGGCCGTGTCCAGCTCAGTGGGCAGTAACATCTTTGACATTACTGTAGG TCTGCCGGTCCCGTGGCTCATATACACTCTGTTACACAACGGCGACCCGGTTACCGTCAGCTCAAACGGCCTGTTCTGCGCCATCGTGTTGCTCTTCCTCATGCTGCTCTTCGTCATCATCTCCATAGCCGCCTGTCGCTGGAAGATGAGCCGGATGCTGGGACTCACCATGTTCATACTGTACTTTGTGTTCCTGGTTCTCAGCGTCATGCTGGAGGATCGTATCCTCATCTGTCCCATCTCCATCTGA